The region CAAGTTTCAGGCATGACGGTTCAGTACCGAATATTCCCGCATGGAATCTGGCCGCTTCCAGAGGGGTCATGCTTTTGTAAATGCTCAGGCTGTCCGGCAGGAAAGCCGTTCTTTGTCTCGGGTCAGTTCCTTCCGGATAGCCGTGATCGATTTCTCCGGATTGAGGTATAAGGACGGACGCCAGAAGCCGTAGAATCGTGCTTTTACCCATGCCGTTAGGGCCCGTTATCATTACCGTTTCTCCCGCTTTAAGCTCCAGATTGAAATCTTTCAGAATTTCCGTTGAGCCATAGGCAAAGGAAATGTCAGTCATTCTTATCATGTTCGATCTCTCCTTTCAGCCTGTCAGAAAGACCTTTCATGATCTCATCTGCGCTAAGACCAAGTCCGGCTGCTTTAGAAACGTATTCATCTGTGAGTTCTCCGAAGATCTTAGTTCGATTGCTCTGCAGTTCCCTGCCGCTGGCGCTGACAAATACTCCCAGCCCTTTTCTGGAGGTTACGAATCCGTCTGTTTCCAGTTGTTTGTACGTTTTCGCAACTGTATTCGGGTTTATCAGTATGGCGGAGGCGAGTTCCCGTATAGAGGGAAGTTTATTCCCATCATCAAGTTCTCCGGATACGA is a window of Candidatus Aegiribacteria sp. DNA encoding:
- a CDS encoding GntR family transcriptional regulator translates to MYSIDSRSAVPVYEQLKRQIIIHIVSGELDDGNKLPSIRELASAILINPNTVAKTYKQLETDGFVTSRKGLGVFVSASGRELQSNRTKIFGELTDEYVSKAAGLGLSADEIMKGLSDRLKGEIEHDKND